In Paracoccus jeotgali, the following are encoded in one genomic region:
- a CDS encoding ABC transporter ATP-binding protein — MTLQLQGVSRVVAGRVHIHPTSLSLQNGTMNVLLGPTLSGKTSLMRLMAGLDRPDTGRILWDGVDVTGQRVQDRGVAMVYQQFINYPGLTVYENIASPLRIMGRPRDEIDRKVRDTAEMLRLTPMLPRKPLELSGGQQQRCALARALVKGAGLVLLDEPLANLDYKLREELRVEIPRIFEASGAIFVYATTEPEEALLLGGNTATLWEGRVTQFGPTMQVYRQPQDAVTARVFSDPPMNFAPASLQAGQLRLDGVATQASAPAGVPDGSYRAGFRANHLRLSRHAESAIALDCLLNVTEITGSETFLHVTRGDDRWVALVDGVHDLPRKQPVTLWLDPAHVYLFDDAGRLAAPAAYARAA, encoded by the coding sequence ATGACGCTGCAACTGCAGGGCGTATCGCGCGTGGTCGCGGGTCGGGTTCACATCCACCCGACCAGCCTCAGCCTGCAAAATGGCACGATGAACGTCCTGCTGGGGCCGACCCTGTCGGGCAAGACCAGCCTGATGCGCCTGATGGCCGGGCTGGACCGGCCCGATACCGGGCGCATCCTGTGGGACGGCGTCGATGTGACCGGGCAGCGGGTGCAGGATCGCGGCGTCGCGATGGTCTATCAGCAGTTCATCAACTATCCCGGCCTGACGGTTTATGAAAACATCGCCTCGCCGCTGCGGATCATGGGCCGCCCGCGGGACGAGATCGACCGCAAGGTGCGCGACACCGCCGAAATGCTGCGCCTGACCCCGATGCTGCCGCGCAAGCCGCTGGAGCTTTCGGGCGGGCAGCAGCAGCGTTGCGCGCTGGCCCGCGCGCTGGTCAAGGGCGCGGGGCTGGTGCTGCTGGACGAGCCGCTGGCGAACCTCGATTACAAGCTGCGCGAAGAGCTGCGGGTCGAGATCCCGCGCATCTTCGAAGCCTCGGGCGCGATCTTCGTCTATGCCACCACCGAACCCGAAGAGGCGCTGCTGCTGGGCGGCAATACCGCGACCCTGTGGGAGGGCCGGGTGACCCAGTTCGGCCCGACGATGCAGGTCTATCGCCAGCCGCAGGACGCGGTGACGGCGCGGGTCTTCAGCGATCCGCCGATGAATTTCGCGCCTGCCAGCCTGCAGGCGGGCCAGTTGCGGCTGGACGGGGTGGCCACGCAGGCGAGCGCGCCGGCGGGGGTGCCCGACGGCAGCTATCGCGCCGGGTTTCGCGCCAATCACCTGCGTCTGTCGCGTCACGCCGAAAGCGCCATCGCGCTGGATTGCCTGCTGAACGTGACCGAGATCACCGGGTCCGAGACATTCCTGCATGTCACCCGGGGCGACGACCGCTGGGTGGCGCTGGTCGACGGCGTGCACGACCTGCCCCGCAAACAGCCGGTGACGCTGTGGCTGGACCCGGCGCATGTCTATCTGTTCGACGATGCGGGCCGGCTTGCCGCGCCCGCCGCCTATGCGAGGGCTGCCTGA
- the glpD gene encoding glycerol-3-phosphate dehydrogenase, translated as MASAFDGGNVTDRAASGISDLFVIGGGINGCGIARDAAGRGLSVVLAEQGDLAQGTSSASTKLFHGGLRYLEYFEFRLVREALEERETLLTAMPHISWPMRFVLPYSPDMRFESDTPTSRLLSLVMPWMKGRRPAWLIRLGLFMYDNLGGRKILPGTRKLDLRTDPAGKPLKPGFRLAYEYSDCWVQDSRLVVLNARDAEARGATILTGTEVIEARRDNGIWLIATDGPNGPATYRARALVNAGGPWVAQVVHDVAHIDTREGVRLVRGSHIVTPRLYDHDRSYFFQGTDGRIIFAIPYEQDFTLIGTTDQDHDGPPSEAYCTDEERDYLCDFASQYFARPVTAADVVWTFSGVRPLYDDGAKSATAATRDYVLSIDEAGGAPLLNVFGGKITTYRRLAESALARLAPHFPQAGGKWTAGVPLPGGDFPVDGVADLIDRLRRDYPFLTEAWATRLVRNYGTEARLILGTATTPADLGPDFGATLTGAEIDWLISREYARGINDILWRRTKLGLHLTPAQVAALDDYLTQALPARAAG; from the coding sequence ATGGCATCTGCGTTCGACGGGGGCAATGTGACCGACAGGGCGGCAAGCGGAATTTCGGACCTGTTCGTGATCGGCGGCGGGATCAATGGCTGCGGGATCGCGCGCGATGCCGCCGGGCGCGGGCTGTCCGTGGTGCTGGCCGAGCAGGGCGATCTGGCGCAGGGCACCTCGTCCGCCTCGACCAAGCTGTTCCATGGCGGGCTGCGTTATCTTGAGTATTTCGAGTTCCGGCTGGTCCGCGAGGCGCTGGAAGAGCGCGAGACCCTGCTGACCGCCATGCCGCATATCAGCTGGCCGATGCGGTTCGTGCTGCCCTATTCGCCCGATATGCGGTTCGAAAGCGACACCCCGACCTCGCGTCTGCTGTCGCTGGTCATGCCGTGGATGAAGGGCCGCCGCCCGGCCTGGCTGATCCGGCTGGGGCTGTTCATGTATGACAATCTGGGCGGGCGGAAGATCCTGCCCGGCACGCGCAAGCTGGACCTGCGGACCGACCCCGCCGGCAAGCCGCTGAAGCCGGGCTTCCGGCTGGCCTATGAATACAGCGATTGCTGGGTGCAGGATTCGCGGCTTGTGGTGCTGAACGCCCGCGATGCCGAGGCCCGCGGCGCGACCATCCTGACCGGGACCGAGGTGATCGAGGCGCGGCGCGACAACGGCATCTGGCTGATCGCCACCGACGGCCCGAACGGCCCCGCCACCTATCGCGCCCGCGCGCTGGTCAATGCCGGCGGGCCTTGGGTCGCGCAGGTGGTCCATGACGTGGCCCATATCGACACGCGCGAGGGCGTGCGGCTGGTGCGCGGCAGCCATATCGTGACGCCGCGGCTTTACGACCATGACCGCAGCTATTTCTTTCAGGGCACCGACGGGCGGATCATCTTTGCGATCCCGTACGAACAGGACTTCACCCTGATCGGCACCACCGATCAGGACCATGACGGCCCCCCGTCCGAGGCCTATTGCACCGATGAAGAGCGGGACTATCTGTGCGATTTCGCCAGCCAGTATTTCGCCCGACCGGTGACGGCGGCGGATGTGGTCTGGACCTTCTCGGGCGTGCGGCCGCTTTATGATGACGGCGCGAAATCGGCCACCGCCGCGACGCGGGACTATGTGCTCAGCATTGACGAGGCTGGCGGCGCGCCGCTGCTGAACGTGTTTGGCGGCAAGATCACCACCTATCGGCGGCTGGCCGAAAGCGCGCTGGCGCGGCTCGCCCCGCATTTCCCGCAGGCGGGCGGCAAGTGGACGGCGGGCGTGCCCCTGCCGGGCGGCGATTTCCCGGTCGACGGGGTGGCCGACCTGATCGACCGGTTGCGGCGCGACTATCCGTTCCTGACCGAGGCGTGGGCCACGCGGCTGGTCCGCAATTACGGGACCGAGGCGCGGCTGATCCTGGGCACGGCCACGACGCCCGCCGATCTGGGCCCCGATTTCGGCGCGACCCTGACCGGGGCCGAGATCGACTGGCTGATCTCGCGCGAATATGCGCGCGGCATCAATGATATCCTGTGGCGCCGGACCAAGCTGGGGCTGCATCTGACGCCCGCGCAGGTCGCGGCGCTGGACGACTATCTGACGCAGGCCCTGCCCGCGCGGGCGGCCGGGTAA
- a CDS encoding DeoR/GlpR family DNA-binding transcription regulator, translated as MALSIRQNEILELARADGRVLVDDLAQRFDVTLQTIRRDLGDLAEAGLLDRVHGGAVPRMGMVNLGYEARRRLHSDAKTAIAQACAEAIPDNSSLILNIGTTTEAVAHALLKHSNITVITNNMNVANILAANPGCEIMVAGGALRRSDGGLVGELATQFIEQFKVDYAIIGTSALDLDGDMLDYDLAEVRVSRSILRQARQSILVTDHSKLGRSAPARIASLSEIDRLFTDLPLPAPLADRCRDWGTEVTVCPVAGD; from the coding sequence ATGGCGCTCAGCATCCGGCAGAACGAGATCCTGGAACTGGCCCGGGCCGATGGCCGGGTGCTGGTCGACGATCTGGCGCAGCGCTTCGACGTGACGCTGCAGACCATCCGGCGCGATCTGGGCGATCTGGCCGAGGCCGGGCTGCTGGACCGGGTCCATGGCGGCGCGGTGCCGCGCATGGGCATGGTCAATCTGGGTTACGAGGCGCGGCGGCGGCTGCATTCCGACGCCAAGACCGCCATCGCGCAGGCCTGCGCCGAGGCGATTCCCGACAATTCCAGCCTGATCCTGAACATCGGCACCACGACCGAGGCCGTGGCCCATGCGCTGCTGAAACATTCCAACATCACCGTCATCACCAACAACATGAACGTGGCCAACATCCTCGCCGCCAATCCGGGCTGCGAGATCATGGTCGCGGGGGGCGCGCTGCGCCGCTCCGATGGCGGTCTGGTGGGCGAACTGGCGACCCAGTTCATCGAGCAGTTCAAGGTCGATTACGCCATCATCGGCACCTCGGCGCTGGATCTGGACGGCGACATGCTGGATTACGATCTGGCCGAGGTGCGGGTCAGCCGCTCGATCCTGCGGCAGGCGCGGCAGAGCATCCTGGTGACGGATCATTCCAAGCTGGGCCGCTCGGCCCCGGCGCGGATCGCGAGCCTGTCCGAGATCGACCGGCTGTTCACCGACCTGCCCCTGCCCGCGCCGCTGGCCGACCGCTGCCGCGACTGGGGAACCGAGGTGACGGTCTGCCCGGTCGCCGGGGATTAG
- the cueR gene encoding Cu(I)-responsive transcriptional regulator encodes MNIGKAAEASGISAKMIRHYESTGLIPPAARSASGYRDYGAADIHRLRFIRRARDLGFSGTEIADLLGLWGDQSRHSAEVKAIARAHIETLQARIRSLQEMTDTLEDLAAACHGDHRPDCPILNRLESDAPDEDLTLRPRRGAVRG; translated from the coding sequence ATGAATATTGGCAAGGCCGCAGAGGCGTCGGGCATCTCGGCCAAGATGATCCGCCATTACGAATCGACCGGGCTGATCCCGCCCGCCGCGCGCAGCGCCTCGGGGTATCGCGATTATGGCGCCGCCGACATTCACCGGCTGCGCTTTATCCGCCGGGCGCGCGATCTGGGCTTCTCGGGCACGGAGATCGCCGATCTGCTGGGACTGTGGGGCGATCAGTCGCGCCACAGCGCCGAGGTCAAGGCCATCGCCCGCGCCCATATCGAGACCCTGCAGGCCCGCATCCGCAGCCTGCAAGAGATGACCGACACGCTGGAAGACCTCGCCGCCGCCTGCCATGGCGACCACCGCCCCGACTGCCCGATCCTGAACCGGCTGGAAAGCGACGCGCCGGATGAGGATCTGACCCTGCGCCCCCGGCGGGGTGCGGTTCGCGGGTGA
- a CDS encoding heavy metal translocating P-type ATPase: MSCASCVGRVEKALRAVPGVGEVAVNLATESAHVTPDSALDPAQLIAAVERSGYAVPAAEVQLSVEGMTCASCVGRVERALQAVPGVTSARVNLATERATVEGIADPAALIAAAERAGYPATPVVSGADTRDDADRRREAEAAALRRDLTIAAVLTLPVFLLEMGAHIYPPLHHLIARTIGTQTSWYLQLVLTTAVLFGPGMRFLRAGLPALLRGAPDMNSLVAVGTLAAYGYSLVATFAPGLLPAGTVNVYYEPAAVIVTLILLGRLLESRAKGRTSQAIRHLVGLQPRTARIRRDGESIEAGIDSVRTGDLIEIRPGERIPVDGEVIEGESYVDESMISGEPLPVAKSAGAIVTGGTVNQTGAFVFRATAVGGATVLAQIIRMVEAAQGAKLPIQALVDRVTMWFVPAVMAAAALTFAVWMLFGPTPALGFALVNAVAVLIIACPCAMGLATPTSIMVGTGRGAEMGVLFRKGEALQLLRDAKVVAFDKTGTLTEGRPALTDLDLAPGFDRAPVLAAVAAVEARSEHPIARALLDAAEAGGLTLPEVTEFNSITGHGVAGRIGADMVQIGADRFMVQLGLDVSGFAATAERLAAEGKSPLYAAIGGRLAAIIAVADPIKDSTPDAIAALHDLGLKVAMITGDNARTARAIADRLGIDEVVAEVLPDGKVSALRELREGHGRIAFVGDGINDAPALAEADVGIAIGTGTDIAIEAADVVLISGSLSGVPAAIALSKATMANIGQNLFWAFAYNTALIPVAAGALYPAFGLLLSPVFAAGAMALSSVFVLGNALRLRGFQAPVQG; encoded by the coding sequence ATGAGCTGCGCGTCCTGCGTCGGGCGCGTCGAAAAGGCGCTGCGGGCGGTGCCGGGCGTGGGCGAGGTGGCGGTGAACCTCGCAACCGAAAGCGCACATGTGACGCCGGACAGCGCGCTGGACCCCGCCCAACTGATCGCCGCGGTCGAGCGCAGCGGCTATGCCGTCCCCGCCGCCGAGGTGCAGCTTTCGGTCGAAGGCATGACCTGTGCGTCCTGCGTGGGCCGGGTCGAGCGGGCGTTGCAGGCGGTGCCGGGCGTGACCTCGGCGCGCGTCAACCTCGCCACCGAACGCGCCACGGTCGAGGGCATCGCAGACCCCGCCGCGCTGATCGCTGCGGCGGAACGCGCGGGCTATCCCGCCACCCCGGTCGTCAGCGGCGCCGACACCCGCGACGATGCCGATCGCCGCCGCGAGGCCGAGGCCGCCGCCCTGCGCCGCGACCTGACCATCGCTGCCGTGCTGACGCTGCCGGTGTTTCTGCTGGAAATGGGCGCCCACATCTACCCGCCGCTGCATCACCTGATCGCCCGGACCATCGGCACCCAGACAAGCTGGTATCTGCAACTGGTGCTGACCACGGCGGTACTGTTCGGGCCGGGGATGCGGTTCCTGCGCGCCGGGCTGCCGGCGCTGCTGCGCGGGGCGCCGGACATGAACTCTCTGGTCGCGGTGGGGACGCTGGCGGCTTATGGCTATTCGCTGGTTGCGACCTTCGCGCCGGGGCTGCTGCCCGCCGGCACCGTCAACGTCTATTACGAACCCGCCGCTGTCATCGTGACGCTGATCCTGCTTGGCCGCCTGCTGGAATCGCGCGCCAAGGGCCGCACCTCGCAGGCGATCCGGCATCTGGTCGGGCTGCAGCCCCGCACCGCCCGCATCCGCCGCGACGGCGAGAGCATCGAGGCCGGTATCGACAGCGTCCGCACCGGCGATCTGATCGAGATCCGCCCCGGCGAGCGCATCCCCGTCGATGGCGAGGTGATCGAGGGCGAGAGCTATGTTGATGAATCCATGATCTCGGGCGAGCCGCTGCCGGTCGCCAAATCCGCCGGCGCCATCGTCACCGGCGGGACGGTGAACCAGACCGGCGCCTTTGTCTTTCGCGCCACCGCCGTCGGCGGCGCCACGGTTCTGGCCCAGATCATCCGCATGGTCGAGGCCGCCCAGGGCGCCAAGCTGCCCATCCAAGCGCTGGTCGATAGGGTGACGATGTGGTTCGTGCCCGCGGTCATGGCGGCGGCGGCGCTGACATTCGCCGTCTGGATGCTGTTCGGCCCGACCCCGGCGCTGGGGTTCGCGTTGGTCAATGCGGTCGCGGTGCTGATCATCGCCTGCCCCTGCGCGATGGGGCTGGCGACGCCGACCTCGATCATGGTCGGGACCGGCCGCGGGGCCGAAATGGGGGTGCTGTTTCGCAAGGGCGAGGCGCTGCAACTGCTGCGCGACGCCAAGGTCGTGGCCTTCGACAAGACCGGCACCCTGACCGAGGGGCGGCCCGCCCTGACCGACCTCGACCTCGCCCCCGGCTTTGACCGCGCGCCGGTTCTGGCCGCCGTCGCGGCGGTCGAGGCGCGGTCCGAACACCCCATCGCCCGCGCCCTGCTGGACGCCGCCGAAGCCGGGGGGCTGACCCTGCCCGAGGTGACCGAGTTCAACTCGATCACCGGGCATGGCGTGGCGGGACGCATCGGGGCGGACATGGTCCAGATCGGCGCGGATCGCTTCATGGTGCAGCTTGGGCTGGATGTCTCGGGCTTTGCCGCGACGGCCGAACGGCTGGCGGCCGAGGGGAAATCGCCGCTTTACGCCGCGATCGGCGGGCGGCTGGCGGCGATCATCGCGGTCGCCGACCCGATCAAGGACAGCACGCCCGACGCCATTGCCGCGCTGCATGATCTGGGGCTGAAGGTCGCGATGATCACCGGCGATAACGCCCGCACCGCCCGCGCCATCGCCGACCGCCTTGGCATCGACGAGGTGGTGGCCGAGGTGCTGCCGGACGGCAAGGTTTCGGCCCTGCGCGAGCTGCGCGAGGGGCATGGCCGGATCGCCTTTGTCGGCGACGGCATCAACGACGCCCCCGCGCTGGCCGAGGCCGATGTCGGCATCGCCATCGGCACCGGCACCGACATCGCCATCGAGGCCGCCGATGTGGTGCTGATCTCGGGCAGCCTGTCGGGTGTGCCGGCGGCCATCGCGCTGTCCAAGGCGACCATGGCCAATATCGGGCAGAACCTGTTCTGGGCCTTCGCCTATAACACCGCGCTGATCCCGGTCGCGGCGGGGGCGCTGTATCCGGCCTTTGGCCTGCTGCTGTCGCCGGTCTTTGCCGCCGGGGCCATGGCGCTGTCGAGCGTCTTCGTGCTGGGCAACGCCTTGCGCCTGCGCGGTTTTCAGGCGCCGGTGCAGGGCTGA
- the bhcR gene encoding HTH-type transcriptional regulator BhcR produces the protein MTDTDPTPSPERRPRGRPRGWGDSVAQNRIKSLDRAMAVFETLSEGPGRSLGALAAETGQSPATLYRILLTLEGRGLVEFDPAGQLWQIGARAFVIGSRFLRRTSLAERARPILRALMEETGETANLGIAHEGGVLFIAQVETHASIRAFFPPGTLSPPHASGIGKALLAWMAPDRRQRLLSQMGLERFTPRTLTDPAALEAELDLVRQRGYAVDDEERNIGMRCIAAPVPDSQAEMVAGLSVSGPTSRVTPDQIERLSRAVIAAATELSLAIGGEPKPAAEG, from the coding sequence ATGACCGACACCGACCCCACCCCCAGCCCCGAACGGCGCCCGCGCGGACGGCCGCGTGGCTGGGGCGACAGCGTGGCGCAGAACCGTATCAAGTCGCTCGACCGCGCCATGGCGGTGTTCGAAACGCTGAGCGAGGGGCCGGGCCGCAGCCTCGGCGCGCTGGCGGCCGAAACCGGACAGTCGCCCGCGACGCTCTATCGCATCCTGCTGACGCTGGAAGGGCGCGGGCTGGTCGAGTTCGACCCCGCCGGCCAGCTTTGGCAGATTGGCGCACGGGCCTTTGTCATCGGGTCGCGCTTTCTGCGCCGGACCAGCCTTGCCGAACGCGCCCGTCCGATCCTGCGCGCGCTGATGGAGGAAACCGGCGAGACCGCCAATCTGGGCATCGCGCATGAAGGCGGCGTGCTGTTCATCGCGCAGGTCGAGACCCATGCCAGCATCCGAGCCTTTTTTCCGCCCGGCACGCTGTCGCCGCCCCATGCCTCGGGGATCGGCAAGGCGCTGCTGGCCTGGATGGCGCCCGACCGCCGCCAGCGGCTGCTGAGCCAGATGGGGCTGGAACGCTTCACCCCGCGCACCCTGACCGACCCCGCCGCGCTGGAGGCCGAGCTGGATCTGGTGCGGCAGCGCGGCTATGCCGTCGATGACGAGGAACGCAATATCGGCATGCGCTGCATCGCCGCCCCGGTGCCTGACAGCCAGGCCGAGATGGTGGCCGGGCTGTCGGTCTCGGGGCCGACCAGCCGGGTGACGCCGGACCAGATCGAGCGGCTGAGCCGGGCGGTGATCGCGGCGGCCACGGAACTCAGCCTCGCCATCGGGGGCGAGCCGAAGCCCGCAGCGGAGGGTTAG
- a CDS encoding glycosyltransferase has translation MPRNLLSRLLRPRPAPPFASSGHIDRLLGGQVQGWVKARQGDGPVTVDLLIDGVLAVAGIHAGLFRRDLLQAGIGGGRHGFACDLPAEAARDLAGRTVLLRQTNTGEVLVRQPITPQMLAPPAHPAPPPDTSGYPDIQAALDDLTPHLLSGWALDRAAPDRRFQIQIWLDGLPLATIRNDLPGPPDAYGQPRPHGGFACPLLLDWLEPGEHALTASFPDGTHLTRSITAGGNRPPRHRTAPVPTSEAAIIVPVFNAYDDVTRCIARLQRHTPPEIEILLIDDASTDPRIAPRLAQAAADPRIRVLTNPRNLGFTRTVNRGLEAVGRKHPILLNSDARVTPGWAHGLLRAATSHPRIATVTPMSDRAGAFSAPRKGDQNDLPPGVDEITFARAFRARSLGLYPLVPTGNGFCMFINRACLDQIGGFDAEAFPRGYGEENDFSMRAGRAGWRHVIDDRSYVFHAGSKSFGDSKAALMQAGRETLAARYPDYGQAVRVFSHGAEIAIARHRAALALRDCNDARAGRPRVLFHVKGGVSDRLAQTLEDAMEPWVLAQEPERIALHRWQGGRWIETHSWMAEAGSAAQRDAALQDWLEEILPDILHLLDPTVDSLPLQHFARERGVTVVLSVEGPTGSGAEQLARASDAVLTAAPVPWSLTVPVFTVPEPLAEVLPHANSAPQQDHRLGLLASAWREVYRHLGGNRDPRPLLAVVTDAGPDAQDSPLAMRTVNADHRPCLFLHMTASDLVQALRDDLIDGVITDGAAAGALPLMQQRGIRYLLHVEDAPSPHPLIDTAATLTTASAAALPSLRARNANATLLPDRLDDSAWRGTLPARERDGMVRALCLGRGLASIATAVAEVARHDPAFRVGVISPDTEPLPDWAERLEPAAEAPVLIPWLRRQAASFDLMLVPEDGRAGEARWAVLAGAAMGLPVLAAAGVADDMAADHVPGLRRVEQRPGAWADALALAVDDVRRGAFDRDAIRGEALSRLGLRQTLPEFDALLLALARPPGRGLAVLAPAADER, from the coding sequence ATGCCCCGCAATCTTCTGTCCCGTCTGCTCCGCCCCAGGCCCGCGCCGCCCTTCGCCTCCAGCGGGCATATCGACCGTCTCCTTGGGGGCCAGGTGCAGGGCTGGGTCAAGGCGCGGCAGGGCGACGGGCCGGTGACGGTCGATCTGCTGATCGACGGCGTGCTGGCGGTGGCGGGCATCCACGCCGGGCTGTTCCGCCGCGACCTGCTGCAGGCCGGGATCGGCGGCGGGCGCCACGGCTTTGCCTGCGATCTGCCGGCGGAGGCCGCGCGCGATCTGGCCGGGCGCACCGTCCTGCTGCGGCAGACCAACACGGGAGAGGTGCTGGTCCGCCAGCCCATCACCCCGCAGATGCTCGCGCCCCCGGCGCACCCCGCCCCGCCCCCGGACACCAGCGGCTATCCCGATATTCAGGCCGCTCTGGACGACCTTACCCCCCACCTTCTCAGCGGCTGGGCGCTGGATCGCGCCGCGCCGGATCGCCGCTTTCAGATCCAGATCTGGCTGGACGGCCTGCCGCTCGCCACCATCCGCAACGATCTGCCCGGCCCGCCCGACGCTTACGGCCAGCCGCGCCCGCATGGCGGCTTTGCCTGTCCGCTGCTGCTCGACTGGCTGGAACCCGGCGAACACGCGCTGACCGCCAGCTTCCCCGACGGCACCCATCTGACCCGCAGCATCACCGCCGGCGGCAACCGCCCGCCCCGCCACCGGACCGCGCCGGTCCCGACCTCCGAGGCCGCGATCATCGTCCCCGTCTTCAACGCCTATGACGACGTCACCCGCTGCATCGCGCGCCTGCAGCGCCACACCCCGCCCGAGATCGAGATCCTGCTGATTGACGATGCCTCGACCGACCCGCGCATCGCGCCGCGTCTCGCCCAGGCGGCGGCCGATCCCCGCATCCGCGTGCTGACCAATCCCCGCAATCTGGGCTTTACCCGCACCGTCAATCGCGGGCTGGAGGCGGTGGGGCGCAAGCATCCGATCCTGCTCAACAGCGATGCCCGCGTCACGCCGGGCTGGGCGCATGGGCTGCTGCGCGCCGCCACCTCCCACCCCCGGATCGCCACCGTCACGCCCATGTCCGACCGCGCCGGGGCGTTCTCGGCCCCGCGCAAGGGGGACCAGAACGACCTGCCGCCGGGCGTGGACGAGATCACCTTTGCCCGCGCCTTCCGCGCCCGCTCGCTGGGGCTTTACCCGCTGGTCCCGACCGGGAACGGGTTCTGCATGTTCATCAACCGCGCCTGTCTGGACCAGATCGGCGGCTTCGACGCCGAAGCCTTCCCGCGCGGCTATGGCGAGGAGAACGACTTTTCCATGCGCGCCGGACGGGCCGGCTGGCGGCATGTGATCGACGACCGCAGCTATGTCTTCCACGCCGGATCGAAGAGCTTTGGCGACAGCAAGGCGGCGCTGATGCAGGCCGGGCGCGAGACGCTGGCGGCGCGCTATCCCGACTATGGGCAGGCGGTGCGGGTGTTCTCGCACGGGGCCGAGATCGCGATCGCCCGCCACCGCGCCGCGCTGGCGCTGCGGGATTGCAATGACGCGCGGGCCGGGCGGCCGAGGGTATTGTTTCACGTGAAGGGTGGGGTATCGGATCGGCTGGCGCAGACGCTGGAGGACGCTATGGAGCCGTGGGTTCTGGCGCAGGAACCGGAACGGATCGCGCTGCACAGGTGGCAGGGCGGGCGGTGGATCGAGACGCATAGCTGGATGGCCGAGGCAGGCTCGGCCGCGCAGCGCGACGCCGCGCTGCAGGACTGGCTTGAGGAGATCCTGCCCGACATCCTGCACCTGCTCGATCCCACCGTGGACAGCCTGCCCTTGCAGCACTTTGCCCGCGAACGCGGTGTCACGGTCGTTCTGTCGGTGGAGGGTCCAACAGGTTCCGGCGCGGAACAACTGGCCCGCGCCAGCGATGCGGTCCTGACCGCCGCGCCCGTGCCGTGGTCGCTGACGGTGCCGGTGTTCACGGTTCCTGAACCGTTGGCAGAAGTCTTGCCGCACGCCAACTCAGCCCCGCAGCAAGACCACCGTCTCGGCCTGCTCGCCTCGGCCTGGCGCGAAGTCTATCGCCACCTGGGCGGCAATCGCGATCCCCGACCGCTGCTCGCCGTCGTTACCGACGCTGGCCCCGACGCGCAGGACTCGCCCCTCGCCATGCGGACGGTCAACGCCGATCACCGGCCCTGCCTGTTTCTGCACATGACCGCGAGTGATCTGGTCCAAGCCCTGCGGGATGACCTGATCGACGGCGTGATCACGGACGGCGCGGCGGCAGGGGCGCTGCCGCTGATGCAACAGCGCGGCATCCGCTATCTGCTGCATGTCGAGGATGCGCCGTCTCCGCATCCCCTGATCGACACCGCCGCCACCCTCACCACCGCCAGCGCGGCGGCGCTGCCCTCGCTGCGCGCGCGGAACGCCAACGCAACGCTGCTGCCCGACCGGCTGGACGACAGCGCCTGGCGCGGAACGCTGCCGGCGCGGGAGCGGGACGGGATGGTGCGGGCGCTGTGTCTGGGAAGGGGTCTCGCTTCGATTGCGACGGCCGTGGCCGAGGTCGCGCGGCATGATCCTGCCTTCCGGGTGGGCGTGATTTCGCCCGACACCGAACCGCTGCCGGATTGGGCCGAGCGGCTGGAGCCCGCTGCCGAGGCGCCGGTCCTGATCCCATGGCTGCGGCGGCAGGCGGCCTCATTCGACCTGATGCTGGTGCCGGAGGACGGCAGAGCGGGCGAAGCACGCTGGGCGGTGCTGGCGGGGGCGGCGATGGGGCTGCCGGTGCTCGCGGCGGCAGGGGTTGCCGATGATATGGCGGCTGATCATGTGCCAGGCCTGCGGCGGGTCGAGCAGCGGCCCGGCGCATGGGCCGATGCTCTGGCGCTGGCCGTTGACGATGTGCGGCGCGGGGCGTTCGACCGTGACGCGATCAGGGGTGAGGCCCTGTCGCGGCTGGGGCTGCGCCAGACGCTGCCCGAATTCGACGCGCTGCTGCTGGCTCTGGCGCGCCCGCCGGGCAGAGGGCTGGCGGTGCTCGCTCCCGCTGCGGATGAAAGGTGA